The segment TGCTGCGCCTGCGCCGCGGCAAGGGCATGGTCATCGACCCCGACGACCCCGACAGCCACAGCGCCGGATCGTTCTTCACCAACCCGATCCTCTCCGCGGACGCGTTCGCCGCGCTGCGCGCCACCGTCCAGCGGACGCTCGGCCCCGATGTGGCCCCACCCGCCTTCCCACTCGAGGACGGCCGTGTGAAGACCTCCGCGGCGTGGCTCATCGACCGCGCCGGATTCGCCAAGGGCCACGCGCTGGGCCCAGCCCGCATCTCCACGAAGCACACGCTGGCCCTCACCAATCCGGGCGCGGCGACCACGGCGGATCTCCTCGCGCTCGCGCGTCACGTGCGCGACGGCGTCGCCGAACGGTTCGGGGTGACCCTCGTGCCGGAACCGGTACTGGTCAACACCCAGTTTTAGGGCCTCTCCGCTCCTCCTTCCTCCTGGAGCGTCGCCTTCGATTCGCGTCACCCCGGCTCGGACCATCCCCGGTGGGAGGGGTCGCCGCGGCGTCGTCGGACTGACTCCGTCGAGGCCACCGGCCGCTCCCTCCTCCCCCTCCCTCCACGCCCATCGTCCACCACGGCGCCGGCAGCCGCTTCGTCGCCGTGCCACGGGGACCAAACAACCATTCCGTATATCCGGATTCGGCCCACGCGTCGAATTGTTGTCGGTGCGCCTAACTTTCGACTTTGCCCCGTGTCTGGAATGGCTTCGCTCTGGCAATTAATTGCGATATCGAATTTTCTTGGTAGTGTCATTTCTGGCGAAGGGGAGTAGTCCTCAAACCGAATGGTCGACATACTGGAGCGCCCGACCGCGCTCCCGGCCATCGGGCCTCCCAGGCGGACGAGACCTTCGAACCGATGCGGTGGACACGGCCTTCCCGTGGCCACACGCACCGCGAGTCGAAGGGGTGTGCACATGGGAATGCTGGCCGCGTTCGGCCTCAGCGCCGGAGCGATTTTCGTGGCGGAAATGGGCGACAAGACCCAGTTGGTCGCTCTTTCTCTGGCCTCGCGCTATCGCGCGTTCACCGTGCTGTTGGGAATCACCATCGCCACCCTCGTCGTGCACGCGTTGAGTGTGCTCATCGCCGAGGTTCTCGGTTGGGCCATTCCGCTGGACTGGGCGACACTGGTGGCGGGACTGGCGTTCATCGGCTTCGGCGCCTGGAGCCTCCGTGGGGACGACCTGACCGAGGCCGACGAGCGTCGAGCCTCGAGCCGCAAACTCCGCTCCGGCCTGCTGACCGTCATCGCGGTCTTCTTCGTGGCCGAACTGGGTGACAAGACCATGCTCGCCACCATCGCGGTCGGTACCCAGGCCCACTGGCTGCCGGTCTGGATCGGTTCCACCGTCGGCATGGTGCTCGCCGACGCACTGGCCGTGGGCCTCGGCGCGTTGCTGGCGAAGTCGATCCCCGAGCGCGCCATCCGCGTCGGCTCGGCCGTGGTG is part of the Spiractinospora alimapuensis genome and harbors:
- a CDS encoding TMEM165/GDT1 family protein → MGMLAAFGLSAGAIFVAEMGDKTQLVALSLASRYRAFTVLLGITIATLVVHALSVLIAEVLGWAIPLDWATLVAGLAFIGFGAWSLRGDDLTEADERRASSRKLRSGLLTVIAVFFVAELGDKTMLATIAVGTQAHWLPVWIGSTVGMVLADALAVGLGALLAKSIPERAIRVGSAVVFFLAGTIMAAQGLRLVLGS